A portion of the Sabethes cyaneus chromosome 3, idSabCyanKW18_F2, whole genome shotgun sequence genome contains these proteins:
- the LOC128741082 gene encoding uncharacterized protein LOC128741082, producing the protein MIGSKTRGAPLKFLSIPRLELQAAVIGARLAGGIASSHRIKISQPIFWTDSRDVVCCIRSDHRRFSQFMAFRVSELLETTRNDWRWVPTRLNVADDGTKWQRLPDLRPTSRCFCGPDFLRKPENEWPGEGCDPGTTVEEMRSSVLHHTVAKPSIDFVCFCKWKRLLRALAYVVRFAANLLNRSNRIPTKLGPLEKDELNRAEQIIYREVQRQVYPGEVRLLSNVPSDKPSWQYNVPKTSPLHEFSPAADEHGVLRIRGRIDTCELVDESVKDPILLPKQHFVTDLIIASYHETYRHRNHQTLLNEFGLKYCVPRLRSEYNRVRRNCQYYKIHRADPEPPAMGNLPPAHLAAYQRPFLYFGPMLVLIGKRVEKRWGLTHLPDD; encoded by the coding sequence ATGATAGGATCGAAGACGAGAGGTGCGCCCCTGAAATTCCTGTCGATTCCGCGGTTAGAGTTACAGGCTGCTGTAATTGGAGCCCGGCTGGCCGGTGGCATTGCTAGCTCGCACCGAATTAAAATCTCGCAACCGATATTCTGGACAGACTCCCGGGATGTGGTATGCTGCATACGCTCCGACCACCGTCGCTTTAGTCAGTTCATGGCATTTAGGGTGAGTGAGCTGCTGGAAACTACCAGAAACGACTGGCGATGGGTACCCACCAGATTAAATGTAGCTGACGACGGAACGAAGTGGCAGAGGTTGCCGGACTTACGACCCACAAGTCGCTGCTTCTGCGGGCCAGACTTTCTACGAAAACCAGAAAACGAATGGCCAGGAGAAGGTTGTGACCCAGGGACGACTGTAGAAGAGATGCGTTCAAGCGTTCTTCATCACACGGTGGCAAAACCGTCAATAGATTTCGTATGTTTCTGCAAATGGAAGCGCTTACTAAGGGCGCTTGCATACGTTGTTCGATTTGCCGCGAACCTTCTTAATCGAAGTAACCGAATACCTACTAAACTAGGACCGCTCGAGAAGGACGAGCTTAATCGTGCAGAGCAAATCATCTACCGAGAAGTCCAGCGACAAGTATACCCTGGCGAAGTTCGGCTTCTAAGCAACGTACCTTCGGACAAACCATCCTGGCAGTACAATGTTCCAAAGACCAGTCCGCTACACGAGTTTAGCCCGGCCGCCGACGAGCACGGCGTTCTTCGAATACGGGGAAGAATCGATACATGTGAATTGGTGGACGAGAGTGTTAAGGACCCCATCCTGCTCCCGAAGCAACACTTTGTGACCGATTTGATAATCGCCAGCTACCACGAAACGTACCGTCACCGAAACCATCAGACATTATTGAACGAATTTGGGCTCAAGTACTGTGTTCCTCGGTTGCGATCAGAGTACAATCGTGTACGCAGAAATTGCCAGTACTACAAGATACATCGAGCGGACCCGGAGCCTCCTGCCATGGGAAACCTGCCTCCTGCACACCTGGCGGCTTATCAGAGACCGTTTTTATATTTCGGCCCCATGTTGGTATTAATCGGCAAACGAGTTGAAAAACGATGGGGTCTTACTCACCTGCCTGACGACTAG